The following nucleotide sequence is from Negativicutes bacterium.
GAATTGCGCTGCGGCTCCAAACAAGAACATAATCGGGTTGGCAAGCAAGGGACCGAAATCGATCATTGCGCCGATCCCGATAAATAAAAGCAAAGGCAATGCTTCGGAGGAGGCGATGGTGGTTTCGTAAAGCCATTCAATAATACCGGCGCTCTCACCAACTCCCGCAACGGTTTGATTTAAGACGCCGGAGAACGGCAAATTAACCAGAATAGCGCCGAAACCCATTGGCAATAATAAAGAAGGTTCATAGTCTTTTGCGATTGCTAAATAGATCAGAATAGATCCGACAGCATACATGACAAGTTGCTGCCAAGTGACAGCCCGGATTCCGTCCAATAAAAACTCCATAAAAATAAGCCCCTTTCCAAGACGATATTTGCCATCAAGGCACCCATAAATATTATACTATAAATAATTGCATTCGTAAATCCCGGAATCTGAAATACTTCACGTAAAATAGCGACTGAGACTGCCTGAAAGAGGTTTATAAGTGAAAAGTCCTAAGCTTCCGGCATTTCAGAGAGCATGAATTCAAATACGGTCATAAACTTCATTTTTATATGATTGCTGCTGAAAAAAACTGTCTGACAGTATCTCTTTTTTCGGGCAGGAGATCGGAAAGGATAAGGGGAATCTATTGATATTCTATGATTTGGAGCGTTTGCTTTTGGCGGCGGGCTCCGAAAATTCTTAGTGAGGGTGAAAATATGATCATCGGGCTTTCCCTTTGTGGCGTTCTGGCAATCGCCGCAACCTGGCTGGCAGGGCTGCAGCATTATATTGGGGCTCCTATGTTAGGTTTGTTTTTAGGAATCATCGTATCCAACCTCCGGCCGGTTTCTGCCGAAGTGCAGAAAGGTACGAAATATGCCTCCGGTAAATTATTGAAGTTTGGTATCATTCTGGCCGGCAGCACGCTGAATTTTATGTCGATTCTGGGCGTTGGCATGCAGGCCTTACCGCTGATTCTTTTCAACATTTGTCTTGCTTTTACGGTTGCGCTTTTGCTCGGACGCCGCTTGAAAACGAGTACGAATACCGGTATTTTGGTTGGCGGCGGCACTGCGATCTGCGGCGGCACTGCGATCGCCACCTTGACCTCGATTATCAAAGCCAAAGAAGACGAATTTGCCTATGCCATGGCGGCGATTTTCTTGTTCGATATTTTCTCGGCGATGATGTGGCCTTATGCCGCCCTGGCGATGCATCTGACACCGGAGCAGT
It contains:
- a CDS encoding putative sulfate exporter family transporter — translated: MIIGLSLCGVLAIAATWLAGLQHYIGAPMLGLFLGIIVSNLRPVSAEVQKGTKYASGKLLKFGIILAGSTLNFMSILGVGMQALPLILFNICLAFTVALLLGRRLKTSTNTGILVGGGTAICGGTAIATLTSIIKAKEDEFAYAMAAIFLFDIFSAMMWPYAALAMHLTPEQ